One Fictibacillus halophilus genomic window, AAGCCTATTCTTTCTGCTAGGTCTCCACTTTTCCGTACGGTTTCTCTTAACGATTCATTCACTGCTTCATAAATTTCATCAGGCTTCTGTTCTGCAGCCCCTGCTTCTTCCGATAGTAATGGATAATTTTTCGAATGATGAGCAACAGCCGCTCCTTTTTCATCAAAAAGAACAACCTTCGTACTCGTTGTACCTATATCTATTCCGATCGCATAATTTCTCAAGATCACTTTCTCCTTTCACGTAAAAAAGGAAGCAGCTCTAGTATGCCCTTCCTAAACAACACATCATTCTACATCGCCTTTTCATCATACTATTCAGACCAGAAAGAATCACTTAATATAGATGTAAAAGGAGCGCTTCTTTTGTTAGGGACGCCAGATTAAAGGAGATATAGATCGATGAATAGTCTTAGAATTCGCCCTGTCGTATTAGAAGATCTAGAGCAGTTGAAGGACTTGATGCTTCGTTACATCGTTGATTTTTATAAAGGAAAATCTCCTGAGGGATCAAAGCTGGAGGATCATATCAAGCATCTGCTTGCTTCGGATGAAGCAGGTACCCAGTTTGTTGCTGAGACAGAAGATGGCAGATTAGCAGGATTCGCAACACTCTACTTTTCGTTCAGTACGACCCGTTTGCAGAAAATCGCCATCTTGAACGATCTTTTTGTAGACGCTGAATTCCGTGGTGCTGGTTTAGGAGAAAAGCTGTTTCTGCATGTGCTGGAATACACGAAAAATGAAGGCTACGCGTACATGTCGTGGCAAACGGCGGTCGATAACACCTCTGCTCAAGCACTTTATAAGAAGATGGGCGGAAAAAACATCAATTCAGAGTGGATTCACTACGAGATTGAACACAACTCATAAGATTGGGGGCTTGGCTGGCGCCAAGAAGCTGTTGAGCGGAGGCTAGTTAACCGTAATCCCACACAAAGTGGCGGTGAATCCACGAGTTTCGGCTTGGAATCCACAAGTTTTGGTGCTTTATCCACGAGTTTTATCTTTGAATCCAAAAGTTTTGGCAGTTTATCCACGAGTCTACAATCCTCGACACGTTACGACAGCCTCCCTTCATCTCCGCGCACGTCACATTACATCACATCACATCACAATAGAAAAAAGCCCTCAACAAGAGGGCTTTCCACATTTAAAAACAACGTATGTCTTCTTTACTCGGATACACCGCGCGTTCGCCGCCGATGAGCTTTGGACGTGTCTTCGCCAACGTCACGTGTGCGGCGCCGACCTTTTTCACTTCACTGCGAACCGGCACGGCCACATGCTTTAAGTGCATTCCGATAAAGGTGTCACCGATGTCGATGCCTGCGTCGGCTTTTATATATTCAACGATCACGGGTTCATTCATATGGTAATAGGCATGTGTTGCCAACGCACCTCCAGCTGATCGCGCTGGAACGACCCGCACTTCTTCATAGCCTCGTCGTTCAGCTTCTTCGCGCTCCATAACAAGCGCACGGTTCAAGTGTTCACAGCATTGCACGGCAAGTGCCACGCCAGTTTCCTCTTGAAACGCTACGATACCTCGGTAAAGTGCACCCGCTGTATCCATCGTGCCTGATGTGCCAATTCGTTCACCAATTACTTCGCTCGTGCTAGCGCCTACTACTAATAATTGTGACGGTCTTAATTGTGCATGCTTTTGCAGATCTTGCAAAACATTCAGGACTTGGTCTTGAATTTGTTGGAGCTCATCGCTCATGAGATGGTCTTCCCTTCATTTTATAGGTTTATAGCTTTATGGCTATTGGCCTTCATATTGAGAGATTTTATCTACACGGCGACCGTGACGTCCGCCTTCATATTCTGTCGTCAGCCATACTTTTGCGATTTCGAGTGCTAGACCCGGTCCGATGACACGTTCACCCATTGCAAGTACATTGCTGTCGTTATGCTGTCTTGTAGCTTTTGCACTGAATAGATCATGAACAAGGGCGCAGCGGATTCCTTTAACTTTGTTCGCTGCAATGCTCATTCCGATGCCTGTACCGCAGATTAAAATTCCGCGATCAGCTTCACCGTTGGCTACTTTTTCTGCTACAGGAATCGCATAGTCTGGATAATCTACAGATGTATCGCATTCACAGCCCACATCCTCCACTTGCATACCCAGCTCTTCGATCATGCTGATGATTTCTTTTCGTAATTCAACTCCGGCGTGATCTGATCCAATTGCTACCTTCATGTTGTGTGCACCTGCTCTCTCATACTTTTTTTCATTATATGCTGTCCCAATCGCCTGTTCAATGTCACTGCAAGTCAATTTTGGACAGCCTTACCTCATTTTGTCTTACTACTTCTTGCTATCGTCTTTTTTCATTAATTTTTCAATTAGCGCTTCTATCTCATCTCTTGTTTCTTGATAAAGATGAAGTGGTCCACCGAACGGATCTGTGATGTCTAAAGAAGGTATTTCACTTTCTAACTTCATCCTTCTCTCAACGAGCGGTCTTACTTCCCTTTCAAACGCCTGTCTCACTTGTTCATCTGCAGAGTCCTTTGACATATACTGAAGCTTCAGCATCTCGATCTCCGTGTAGATCTCATAGATCTCTTCAATCTTCTTCTGCTCATCGTCGTCAAGAACATACTCTTTTAATGTATACGTCTTATTCACCGCATCTGGCCAACGTCCGACGAGCGCATGCTTATGGCTCTCGGTCATCGTTAGAATTAGATCCGCCCACTCGATCAAATAATCGGACACGCCTTGTGACTGATGACTTTCTTTAATACTTCTTTCCGAAAGAGCTTGTGTCGCGTTCGAACTCATCACGGCACCGTTTCCAGCAAATACACCAGCTGATTTAACGTTGAACTTACCTTTTCCTTTTTTGCGTAAAATGGCCTCAGCCATCGGACTGCGACAAGTATTGCCTGTACAAATAAATAAAACATTCATGGTGAATTCACCTCATATTCTATCTTTCCCTATTTTCCAATAGGTTAACGCTCTTATTAGTAAGTATATCATCGGATCAATGAATAAAAAAATGGCTGTTTTTCTTATTCGAAGTAGATTTGTAAGTAGTTGCTCTCCGTTCCAGGTGCTTCGCTTTCCGCGGGGCGGGCGGTGAGCCCCTTGCCGCTTTGCGCCCTTAAGGGTCTCACCTGTCTAGTTACAACGGCTAGCCCCTCGAGGTCAAAAGTCAAATGGTCAAGAAGGCAAAGTACGCCTTCCTAGCCCCTTCAACTTTTGCTTGTCGGGGCTGAACGAGCCGCTTTCACTTTCGGTACTGTCCCACTCGTCCTAGCCGTAGTCTCACACCTTCCACTCCTATCAACCTGCCAATGGAAGATACACCTTAAAGAATATCAGTAAGGATGAAATAGCATTTAAAACGGCAAAAGAATCTTCACCCCAAAAGCAAGCAGGATACATCCGCCGAACGCTTCACCATAGGAACCGAGCCACTTCTG contains:
- the rpiB gene encoding ribose 5-phosphate isomerase B, with product MKVAIGSDHAGVELRKEIISMIEELGMQVEDVGCECDTSVDYPDYAIPVAEKVANGEADRGILICGTGIGMSIAANKVKGIRCALVHDLFSAKATRQHNDSNVLAMGERVIGPGLALEIAKVWLTTEYEGGRHGRRVDKISQYEGQ
- a CDS encoding low molecular weight protein arginine phosphatase, translating into MNVLFICTGNTCRSPMAEAILRKKGKGKFNVKSAGVFAGNGAVMSSNATQALSERSIKESHQSQGVSDYLIEWADLILTMTESHKHALVGRWPDAVNKTYTLKEYVLDDDEQKKIEEIYEIYTEIEMLKLQYMSKDSADEQVRQAFEREVRPLVERRMKLESEIPSLDITDPFGGPLHLYQETRDEIEALIEKLMKKDDSKK
- a CDS encoding GNAT family N-acetyltransferase — its product is MNSLRIRPVVLEDLEQLKDLMLRYIVDFYKGKSPEGSKLEDHIKHLLASDEAGTQFVAETEDGRLAGFATLYFSFSTTRLQKIAILNDLFVDAEFRGAGLGEKLFLHVLEYTKNEGYAYMSWQTAVDNTSAQALYKKMGGKNINSEWIHYEIEHNS
- a CDS encoding TIGR01440 family protein, with amino-acid sequence MSDELQQIQDQVLNVLQDLQKHAQLRPSQLLVVGASTSEVIGERIGTSGTMDTAGALYRGIVAFQEETGVALAVQCCEHLNRALVMEREEAERRGYEEVRVVPARSAGGALATHAYYHMNEPVIVEYIKADAGIDIGDTFIGMHLKHVAVPVRSEVKKVGAAHVTLAKTRPKLIGGERAVYPSKEDIRCF